A region of Lycium barbarum isolate Lr01 chromosome 3, ASM1917538v2, whole genome shotgun sequence DNA encodes the following proteins:
- the LOC132629995 gene encoding probable xyloglucan endotransglucosylase/hydrolase protein 32, which yields MSTIFFFLFCLSHIFLPSINANYWPPSPGYYPSSKFRSMSFYQGFKNLWGPNHQSVNNNGINIWLDRTSGSGFKSVKPFRSGYFGASIKLQPGYTAGVITAFYLSNNEAHPGFHDEVDIEFLGTTFGKPYTLQTNVYIRGSGDGKIVGREMKFHLWFDPTKGFHHYAILWSPREIIFLVDDVPIRRYARKSVKTFPRRPMWLYGSIWDASSWATEDGKYKADYRYQPFFGKFTNFKASGCTAYSPRWCHPVSASPYRSGGLSRQQRQAMNWVRNHYLVYDYCRDSKRDHSLTPECWR from the exons ATGTCAAcaatttttttcttccttttttgccTTTCCCACATTTTCCTCCCTTCCATTAATGCTAACTATTGGCCGCCTTCCCCTGGCTATTATCCAAGTTCAAAATTCAGGTCCATGAGTTTTTATCAAGGATTTAAAAATCTTTGGGGACCTAATCATCAAAGTGTAAACAATAATGGCATTAATATTTGGCTTGATAGAACTTCAG GAAGTGGATTCAAGTCGGTTAAACCGTTTCGATCCGGGTATTTTGGTGCTTCCATTAAACTCCAACCCGGCTACACGGCTGGAGTTATTACTGCTTTCTAT CTTTCAAATAATGAAGCACATCCAGGGTTCCATGATGAAGTGGACATAGAGTTTCTTGGAACAACATTTGGAAAACCATACACATTGCAAACAAATGTTTATATTAGAGGAAGTGGAGATGGGAAAATTGTTGGAAGGGAAATGAAATTTCATTTGTGGTTTGATCCCACAAAGGGTTTTCATCACTATGCTATTTTGTGGAGTCCTAGAGAAATCAT ATTTTTAGTGGATGATGTGCCAATAAGGAGGTATGCAAGGAAGAGTGTGAAAACATTTCCACGAAGGCCAATGTGGTTATATGGATCTATATGGGATGCATCTTCATGGGCTACCGAGGATGGAAAATACAAAGCCGACTATAGGTACCAACCATTCTTCGGAAAATTCACGAATTTCAAGGCGAGCGGTTGCACAGCCTATTCACCGCGGTGGTGCCACCCCGTGTCCGCCTCGCCATATCGGTCCGGCGGTCTTTCTAGGCAACAACGTCAGGCCATGAATTGGGTTCGAAATCACTATTTGGTCTACGACTATTGCAGAGATTCTAAAAGAGACCATTCCCTTACACCAGAATGTTGGCGTTAA